The Malus domestica chromosome 13, GDT2T_hap1 genome includes a window with the following:
- the LOC103424192 gene encoding nucleotide-sugar uncharacterized transporter 1-like — MLNFFVRKGVRKILKRKDSDAGERGRALEDLRSTLFNEFRSADGAKRQQQQRCGPATALTFNFVIAVGIIFVNKLVLKVVGFQFPIFLTFIHYVVSWLLMAILNALSILPACPSKTTRLSTLFTLGFVMAFSTGLANVSLKYNSVGFYQMSKIAVTPSIVLAEFLLYNKRVSFSKVLALTVVSIGVAVATVTDLQFHLFGACIALAWIIPSAVNKILWSSLQQQENWTALALMWKTTPITLFFLVALIPWLDPPGALSFNWNFNNTLAILMSAILGFLLQWSGALALGATSAVTHVVLGQFKTCVILLGNYYLFSSNPGKTSISGAFTAIAGMSIYTYLNLELQSSKTSPRQAASLPKSKLSKENGNTHDGNYGLESV, encoded by the exons ATGTTAAACTTCTTTGTGAGGAAAGGCGTTAGGAAGATTCTCAAGCGCAAGGACAGTGATGCTGGTGAAAGAG GAAGAGCTCTAGAAGACTTAAGATCTACCCTTTTTAATGAATTCCGCTCAGCCGATGGTGCAAAGCGTCAACAACAACAGCGATGTGGCCCTGCCACTGCTCTTACCTTCAATTTTGTAATTGCTGTTGGCATAATTTTTGTGAACAAATTG GTGCTCAAAGTTGTTGGGTTCCAGTTTCCTATATTTCTCACCTTTATCCACTATGTAGTAAGCTGGTTGTTGATGGCCATTCTAAATGCTTTATCTATCCTCCCTGCATGTCCCTCAAAAACAACCCGCTTATCTACATTATTTACTCTTGGCTTTGTTATGGCTTTCTCTACTGGCCTTGCTAATGTTAGCTTGAAGTATAATAG TGTGGGGTTCTATCAGATGTCTAAGATTGCGGTTACGCCATCAATTGTTCTCGCAGAATTTTTGTTGTACAACAAGAGAGTTTCTTTCTCGAAG GTTCTAGCACTTACGGTAGTATCTATTGGTGTTGCCGTGGCTACAGTCactgatcttcaatttcatctcTTTGGTGCTTGTATAGCATTAGCATGGATAATACCAAGTGCAGTCAACAAAATTCTTTGGTCTAGCTTGCAACAGCAGGAAAATTGGACAGCCTTAGC GTTAATGTGGAAGACAACACCAATCACTCTATTTTTCCTTGTCGCACTAATACCCTGGTTAGATCCACCTGGTGCCCTCTCGTTCAATTGGAACTTCAACAACACCTTGGCAATTCTCATGTCCGCTATACTTGGCTTCTTGCTTCAGTGGTCAGGTGCTCTAGCGCTTGG GGCTACATCTGCTGTCACACATGTCGTCCTTggtcaatttaaaacatgcgtcattcttctaggaaactACTACCTCTTTAGTTCCAATCCAGGCAAGACAAGTATTTCTGGGGCTTTCACAGCCATTGCCGGAATGTCCATTTACACTTACCTTAATTTGGAGCTGCAATCAAGCAAAACTTCCCCTCGGCAAGCCGCCTCTTTACCAAAATCTAAACTGAGTAAAGAAAACGGCAACACCCACGATGGAAATTATGGTTTGGAATCTGTCTAA